A window of the Salvelinus sp. IW2-2015 linkage group LG37, ASM291031v2, whole genome shotgun sequence genome harbors these coding sequences:
- the LOC111960248 gene encoding segment polarity protein dishevelled homolog DVL-2 produces the protein MAETKIIYHIDEEETPYLVKIPIPAENITLLDFKQVLNKPNYKFFFKSMDQDFGVVKEEISDESAKLPCFNGRVVSWLVSSDTPAAAELVSPVLPPPPAEVRPLPSPPPPPLPPPPVERTGGIGDSRPPSFHPNAADSVENLDDQSETESVVSFRRERPRHREAMEQRGPRMNGQSGMERHLAGYESATTVMSSELDTTSFCDSEEDDTISRFSGSTEQSTASRLLKRHRRRRKQRPPRLERASSFSSVTDSTMSLNIITVTLNMEKYNFLGISIVGQSNERGDGGIYIGSIMKGGAVAADGRIEPGDMLLQVNDINFENMSNDDAVRVLREIVHKPGPIILTVAKCWDPSPQGYFTLPRNEPIRPIDPAVWVNHSVALTGAYPPYTASSALSTITSSSSVTETERFDDFNLSLHSDMASVAKAMASPESGLEVRDRMWLKITIPNAFLGSDVVEWLYHHIEGFQDRREARKYASNLLKAGFIRHTVNKITFSEQCYYIFGDFSDCENYMANLSLNDNDGSSGASDQDTLAPLPLPGVTPWPLLHSFPSFQYPHPHPYSSQPPPYHELSSYSFAPGSTGTASQHSEGSRSSGSTKSEGGERRRGIKGGPGSTVVGGGGGGEKSPSGGEGEGSGSGSESEYSVRSSLRRGHGSATPSEHSHTSQRSHHHRMPPHMSPYPPGMPMPYNPMMVMMVPQHPHMGHPNMGHLHQHHPSVPMHPGLGPSAVPGGPPGAPPTRDLGSVPPELTASRQSFHLAMGNPSEFFVDVM, from the exons ttgGTATCATCAGAcaccccagcagcagcagagctggTATCACCAGTCCTTCCTCCGCCCCCAGCAGAAGTCCGGCCCCtgccctcaccccctcctcctcccctcccacccccaCCTGTCGAGAGGACCGGGGGCATCGGTGACTCCAGACCCCCATCATTCCA TCCCAATGCAGCAGACAGTGTGGAGAACCTGGATGACCAGTCGGAAACAGAGTCTGTGGTGTCTTTTAGGAGAGAGCGACCCAGACACAGGGAGGCCATGGAGCAGCGTG GGCCGAGGATGAACGGCCAGAGCGGCATGGAGCGCCACCTAGCGGGCTATGAGAGCGCTACCACTGTGATGAGCAGCGAGCTGGACACCACCAGCTTCTGTGACTCCGAGGAGGATGACACCATCAGCCGATTCAGCGGCTCCACGGAGCAGAGCAcggcatccaggctgctcaaacgMCACCGCAGACGCAGGAAACAGCGCCCCCCGAGGCTAGAAAGG GCGTCGTCGTTCAGCAGTGTGACAGACTCCACCATGTCTCTGAACATCATTACCGTCACACTYAACATGG AGAAGTACAACTTCCTGGGTATCAGCATCGTGGGGCAGAGCAACGAGAGGGGCGACGGGGGCATCTACATCGGCTCCATCATGAAGGGAGGGGCGGTGGCAGCAGACGGACGCATCGAACCCGGGGACATGCTGCTACAG GTGAACGACATCAACTTTGAGAACATGAGCAACGATGACGCCGTGCGTGTGCTGAGGGAGATCGTACACAAACCGGG acccaTCATCCTGACAGTGGCYAAGTGCTGGGACCCRTCACCTCAGGGCTACTTCACACTCCCTCGCA ATGAGCCAATCCGACCAATAGACCCAGCAGTGTGGGTGAACCACTCGGTGGCCCTGACGGGGGCCTACCCCCCCTACACCGCCAGCTCCGCTCTCAGCACcatcacctcttcctcctccgtcACTGAGACAGAAC gttTTGATGACTTTAACCTGTCCCTCCACTCTGACATGGCGTCGGTGGCTAAGGCCATGGCGTCCCCGGAGTCTGGCCTGGAGGTCAGAGACAGGATGTGGCTCAAGATCACCATCCCCAACGCCTTCCTGG gttcTGACGTGGTGGAGTGGCTTTACCACCACATCGAGGGCTTCCAGGACCGCCGCGAGGCCCGGAAGTATGCCAGTAACCTGCTGAAGGCCGGCTTCATCCGCCACACAGTCAACAAGATCACCTTCTCAGAGCAGTGTTACTACATCTTCGGAGACTTCAGCGACTGCGAGAACT ACATGGCCAACCTGTCCCTGAACGACAACGACGGCTCCAGTGGGGCCTCTGACCAAGACACCCTGGCCCCCCTGCCCCTCCCGGGGGTCACGCCCTGGCCCCTGCTAcactccttcccctccttccaGTACCCCCACCCTCACCCCTACTCCAGTCAACCCCCACCCTACCACGAGCTGTCCAGCTACAGCTTCGCCCCAGGCAGCACGGGCACAGCCAGCCAGCACAGCGAAG GGAGTCGGAGCAGTGGATCTACAAAGAGTGAGGGTGGCGAGAGGCGGCGGGGAATTAAGGGAGGTCCTGGCAGCAcggtggtgggggggggaggaggaggagagaagtccCCCTctggaggggaaggggagggctCGGGCAGCGGCAGCGAATCGGAATACTCTGTCCGCAGCAGCCTGAGGCGTGGCCACGGCTCGGCCACGCCCAGCGAACACAGCCACACATCACAGCGCTCGCATCATCACCGCATGCCCCCCCACATGTCGCCCTACCCCCCCGGGATGCCCATGCCCTACAACcctatgatggtgatgatggtgccCCAACATCCACACATGGGACACCCAAACATGGGACACCTCCACCAGCACCATCCCTCGGTCCCCATGCACCCAGGCTTGGGCCCCTCCGCTGTCCCTGGAGGACCACCCGGGGCCCCCCCAACCCGTGACCTGGGCTCTGTGCCCCCTGAGCTGACCGCCTCGCGCCAGTCCTTCCACCTAGCAATGGGCAACCCCAGCGAGTTCTTTGTGGATGTCATGTAG